A genomic window from Cucumis melo cultivar AY chromosome 8, USDA_Cmelo_AY_1.0, whole genome shotgun sequence includes:
- the LOC103501497 gene encoding uncharacterized protein LOC103501497, with translation MEIASSSSSSIKDPKSTQSAAAAAAARSRKRRNTCIGISIAILLLLIILIIILAFTVFKAKRPITTVNSVALADLDVSLNLARVSVDINVTLIAGIAITNPNKVGFSYKNSTAFLNYRGELVGEAPIMAGKIDAGERKEMNITLTIMADRLLKTTTVFSDVVAGSMPLNTYARISGKVKILGIFNIHVVSTTSCDFNVDISERKVGDQQCNYHTKI, from the coding sequence ATGGAAATcgcttcttcttcctcctcttcgATCAAAGACCCCAAATCCACTCaatccgccgccgccgccgccgccgcccgtTCCCGGAAACGCCGCAACACCTGCATCGGAATCTCCATCGCCATCCTCCTCCTCCTCATCATCTTAATCATCATTCTCGCCTTCACAGTCTTCAAAGCCAAACGTCCAATCACCACCGTCAATTCCGTTGCCCTAGCCGATCTCGACGTGTCGCTAAACCTAGCCAGAGTCTCCGTCGACATCAACGTCACTCTAATTGCCGGCATCGCAATCACGAACCCTAACAAGGTCGGATTCAGCTACAAGAACAGCACCGCGTTTTTGAATTACAGAGGGGAATTGGTCGGAGAAGCGCCGATTATGGCTGGAAAGATCGACGCAGGAGAGAGGAAGGAGATGAATATCACGCTGACGATTATGGCGGATCGGTTACTGAAGACGACAACGGTGTTTTCGGATGTAGTGGCGGGATCTATGCCGTTGAATACGTATGCGAGGATTTCAGGTAAGGTGAAGATTTTGGGGATTTTTAACATTCATGTGGTTTCAACTACGTCTTGTGATTTCAATGTGGATATATCGGAGAGGAAAGTTGGAGATCAACAGTGTAATTATCATACTAAGATctga